From Melospiza melodia melodia isolate bMelMel2 chromosome 19, bMelMel2.pri, whole genome shotgun sequence, one genomic window encodes:
- the MOCS3 gene encoding adenylyltransferase and sulfurtransferase MOCS3, which produces MAGAAAARLRAEIRRRERELRGLRERLAAELARGDAAEQEEDGERERDEAACGARQPSAAEPARGDAGDAEDEDGARGMRERLAAELARGDSGDADEEDEDDDEDEEEGSLGFPAELPPLPARSALSAAEILRYSRQLVLPELGVRGQLRLARSSVLVVGCGGLGCPLAQYLAAAGVGRLGLVDHDVVETSNLQRQVLHGEARRGRPKARSAAAALRRLNSAVQYVPYRGALRPRSALRLVRQYDIVADCSDNAPTRYLVSDACVLAGRPLVSGSALRLEGQLAVYNHRGGPCYRCLFPRPPPPDAVTNCADGGVLGAVTGIVGCLQALEVLKIASGMGSSLSGSMLMFDALEGRFRNIKLRPRRADCAVCGDSPSITCLQDYEAFCGSGATDKCRALQLLPAADRLSVQQYKALLDARAPHVLLDVRPPVEADICRLPHALHIPLRSLQHRERHALQRLRERVCEERQRTDGQTPLPVYVVCKLGNDSQKAVKILQELPAEEFGSVVAKDIKGGLMAWATKIDSTFPQY; this is translated from the coding sequence ATggcgggggcagcggcggcgcgGCTGCGGGCCGAGATCCGGCGGCGGGAGCGCGAGCTGCGcgggctgcgggagcggctggCGGCCGAGCTGGCGCGGGGGGACGCGGCCGAGCAGGAGGAGGACGGAGAGCGGGAGCGGGACGAGGCAGCCTGCGGGGCGCGCCAGCCCTCGGCGGCCGAGCCGGCGCGGGGGGACGCGGGGGATgccgaggatgaggatggagcccGCGGGATGCGGGAGCGCCTGGCGGCCGAGCTGGCGCGGGGAGACTCGGGGGATGccgacgaggaggacgaggacgacgacgaggatgaggaggagggatCCCTCGGCTTCCCCGCggagctgccgccgctgccggcgcGGTCGGCGCTGAGCGCGGCCGAGATCCTGCGGTACAGCCGGCAGCTGGTGCTGCCCGAGCTGGGCGTGCGGGGGCAGCTGCGCCTGGCGCGGAGCTCCGTGCTCGtggtgggctgcggcgggctgggctGCCCGCTGGCGCAGTACCTGGCGGCGGCCGGCGTGGGCCGCCTGGGGCTGGTGGATCACGACGTGGTGGAGACGAGCAACCTGCAGCGGCAGGTGCTGCACGGCGAGGCGCGGCGCGGGCGGCCCAAGGCGCGCTCGGCGGCCGCGGCGCTGCGGCGGCTGAACTCGGCCGTGCAGTACGTGCCGTACCGCGGGGCGCTGCGGCCGCGCTCCGCGCTGCGCCTCGTGCGCCAGTACGACATCGTGGCCGACTGCTCGGACAACGCGCCCACCCGCTACCTGGTGAGCGACGCCTGCGTGCTGGCCGGCCGGCCGCTGGTGTCCGGCAGCGCGCTGCGCCTCGAGGGGCAGCTGGCCGTGTACAACCACCGCGGCGGGCCCTGCTACCGCTGCCTGttcccgcggccgccgccgcccgacGCCGTCACCAACTGCGCCGACGGCGGCGTGCTCGGCGCCGTCACCGGCATCGTCGGCTGCTTGCAGGCGCTGGAGGTGCTGAAGATCGCCTCGGGCATGGGCTCCTCCCTCAGCGGCTCCATGCTGATGTTCGACGCCCTGGAGGGCAGGTTCCGCAACATCAAGCTGCGGCCGAGGAGAGCGGACTGCGCCGTGTGCGGGGACAGCCCCAGCATCACCTGCCTGCAGGATTACGAGGCGTTCTGCGGCTCGGGTGCCACGGACAAGTGCCGggcgctgcagctgctgcccgccGCGGACAGGCTGTCGGTGCAGCAGTACAAGGCGCTGCTGGACGCGCGGGCCCCGCACGTGCTGCTGGACGTGCGGCCGCCGGTGGAGGCGGACATCTGCCGCCTGCCGCACGCCCTGCACATCCCGCTCCGCAGCCTGCAGCACCGGGAGCGGCACGCCCTGCAGCGCCTGCGGGAGAGGGTGTGCGAGGAGAGGCAGAGAACTGACGGCCAAACCCCGCTCCCTGTGTATGTTGTGTGCAAGTTAGGAAATGATTCGCAGAAGGCTGTAAAAATTCTGCAGGAGTTACCTGCCGAAGAATTTGGTTCTGTGGTAGCTAAGGATATCAAAGGGGGGCTCATGGCTTGGGCCACTAAAATTGACTCAACCTTTCCTCAGTACTAG
- the KCNG1 gene encoding potassium voltage-gated channel subfamily G member 1, with protein sequence MTLMPGENSDYDYSALSCTSDPSFNHTFFPESETLKGVFYQRARLIHPQEDLLKGFHPDDRKRHIIINVGGIKYLLPWTTLDEFPLTRLGQLKFCTNFDDILNICDDYDVTCNEFFFDRNPGAFRTILTFLRVGKLRLLREMCALSFQEELLYWGIEEDNLDWCCKRRYLQKMEELTEISEREDDLLENETTGETVEETKIGLCMRKLQDMVERPQSGLPGKVFACLSVLFVTITAVNLSISTMPDLREEEEKGECSQMCYNIFIVESVCVAWFSLEFLLRFIQARSKFAFLRRPLTLIDIIAILPYYITLLVDTGSEGSKKPSSGNIYLDKVGLVLRILRALRILYVMRLARHSLGLQTLGLTARRCTREFGLLLLFLCVAIALFAPLLYVIENEMADSQEFTSIPACYWWAVITMTTVGYGDMVPRSIPGQVVALSSILSGILLMAFPVTSIFHTFSRSYLELKQEQERIMYRRAQFLLKAKSQMSNESQGSEVLFTTLSSETRDNE encoded by the exons ATGACTCTTATGCCTGGAGAGAACTCCGACTATGACTATAGCGCCCTGAGCTGTACTTCAGATCCTTCCTTCAACCACACGTTCTTTCCAGAGTCTGAAACCCTCAAGGGAGTGTTTTACCAAAGAGCCAGGCTCATCCACCCTCAGGAGGATCTCCTCAAAGGCTTCCACCCCGACGACCGCAAGCGTCACATCATCATCAACGTGGGCGGCATCAAGTACCTGCTGCCCTGGACCACGCTGGACGAGTTCCCCCTGACGCGCCTGGGACAGCTCAAGTTCTGCACCAACTTTGACGACATTCTGAACATCTGTGACGATTATGATGTGACGTGCAACGAGTTCTTCTTCGACCGCAACCCGGGGGCGTTCAGGACGATCCTGACCTTCCTGCGGGTCGGCAAGCTCCGGCTCCTGAGGGAGATGTGCGCGCTGTCCttccaggaggagctgctctaCTGGGGCATTGAGGAGGACAACTTGGACTGGTGTTGTAAAAGGAGGTACCTGCAAAAAATGGAGGAGCTCACAGAGATTAGTGAACGGGAGGATGACCTCCTAGAAAATGAAACAACAGGTGAAACAGTAGAGGAGACAAAAATTGGTTTGTGCATGAGAAAGTTGCAAGACATGGTGGAAAGGCCCCAGTCTGGCCTTCCTGGAAAGGTGTTTGCGTGTTTGTCTGTTTTGTTTGTAACTATTACAGCAGTGAACTTATCCATCAGCACCATGCCTGAcctgagggaggaggaggaaaag GGTGAGTGTTCCCAGATGTGCTACAATATTTTCATTGTGGAGTCCGTGTGCGTGGCCTGGTTCTCCCTGGAGTTCCTGCTCCGCTTCATCCAGGCCCGGAGCAAGTTCGCGTTCCTGCGGCGGCCGCTGACGCTGATAGACATAATCGCCATCCTGCCCTACTACATCACCCTGCTGGTGGACACGGGCTCCGAGGGCTCCAAGAAGCCCAGCTCGGGCAACATCTACCTGGACAAGGTGGGGCTGGTGCTGCGGATCCTGCGGGCGCTGCGCATCCTGTACGTGATGCGGCTGGCGCGGCACTCGCTGGGGCTGCAGACGCTGGGGCTGACGGCGCGGCGCTGCACGCGCGAGttcgggctgctgctgctcttcctctgcGTGGCCATCGCGCTCTTCGCGCCCCTGCTCTACGTCATCGAGAACGAGATGGCCGACTCGCAGGAGTTCACCAGCATCCCCGCCTGCTACTGGTGGGCCGTCATCACCATGACCACCGTGGGCTACGGGGACatggtgcccaggagcatccCCGGGCAGGTGGTGGCCCTGAGCAGCATCCTCAGCGGCATCCTCCTCATGGCCTTCCCGGTCACCTCCATCTTCCACACCTTCTCGCGCTCCTACCTGGAgctgaagcaggagcaggagaggatCATGTACAGGAGAGCGCAGTTCTTGCTGAAGGCCAAGTCTCAGATGAGCAATGAGTCACAAGGCAGCGAGGTTTTGTTCACCACTCTCTCTTCCGAGACTAGGGACAACGAGTGA
- the DPM1 gene encoding dolichol-phosphate mannosyltransferase subunit 1 yields the protein MAARGPGRVSVLLPTYNERDNLPLVVWLLVRTFSDSGIDFEIIIIDDGSPDGTQEVAQQLEKIYGSDKILLRPRAKKLGLGTAYIHGMKYATGDFIVIMDADLSHHPKFIPEFIRKQKEGNFDIVSGTRYKGNGGVYGWDLKRKLISRGANFLTQVLLRPGASDLTGSFRLYRKEVLQKLIEKCVSKGYVFQMEMIVRARQLGFTVGEVPISFVDRVYGESKLGGNEIVSFLKGLLTLFATT from the exons ATGGCGGCGCGGGGCCCCGGCCGCGTCTCCGTGCTGCTGCCCACCTACAACGAGCGCGACAACCTGCCGCTCGTCGTGTGGCTGCTGGTGCGCACCTTCAGCGACAG TGGGATCGACTTCGAAATTATCATCATAGATGATGGAAGCCCAGATGGGACGCAGGAGGTTGCTCAGCAGCTGGAAAAAATATATGGATCGGATAAAATA CTTCTGAGACCCAGAGCAAAGAAGCTGGGCCTGG GCACTGCTTACATTCATGGGATGAAGTATGCCACTGGGGATTTCATCGTTATCATGGATGCTGACCTCTCCCACCAC CCAAaattcattccagagtttatcaG aaagcagaaagaaggcaATTTTGATATTGTATCTGGAACAAGATATAAAGGAAATGGAGGAGTGTATGGCTGGGATTTGAAAAGAAAGTTAATCAG TCGTGGAGCCAATTTTCTGACTCAGGTCCTGCTGAGACCGGGGGCATCGGATCTGACAGGGAGTTTCAG GCTGTACAGGAAAGAGGTCTTACAGAAGCTGATTGAGAAGTGTGTTTCCAAGGGATATGTGTTCCAGATGGAGATGATTGTGCGGGCTCGGCAGCTGGGATTCACTGTTGGAGAG GTTCCCATCTCCTTTGTGGACCGTGTCTATGGAGAATCCAAACTGGGAGGCAACGAAATTGTCTCCTTTCTAAAGGGGCTCTTGACCTTGTTTGCTACAACCTGA